A single genomic interval of Meleagris gallopavo isolate NT-WF06-2002-E0010 breed Aviagen turkey brand Nicholas breeding stock chromosome 6, Turkey_5.1, whole genome shotgun sequence harbors:
- the LOC104911352 gene encoding probable G-protein coupled receptor 158 has protein sequence MILQSNKSREQNLQEDLEWYRALIRSLLEGDPNISRAAITFSTEPFSAPQVFLQASRHESQIHLQDLSSSAHRLANGSLEMEWFQGLKRKWRPHQHRKVLNAGSKTLENSWKRREGFTADKNHIRWSSPYLECENGNYKPGWLVTLSAAFYGLQPNLVPEFRGVVKVDINLQKVDIDQCSSEGWFSGTHRCHLNNSEVCL, from the exons ATGATCCTGCAGAGCAATAAGTCGCGGGAACAGAACTTGCAGGAGGACCTGGAGTGGTACCGGGCGCTGATCAGGAGCCTCCTGGAAGGGGATCCCAACATCTCCAGGGCAGCCATCACCTTCAGCACGGAGCCCTTCTCTGCCCCCCAGGTGTTcctccaggccagcaggcaCGAGAGCCAGATCCACCTGCAGGACCTGTCCTCCTCTGCTCACCGCCTGGCTAATGGATCCCTGGAGATGGAGTGGTTCCAGGGCCTGAAGCGCAAGTGGAGGCCGCATCAGCACAGGAAGGTCTTGAATGCGGGCTCCAAAACTTTGGAGAACAGTTGGAAGAGGCGAGAGGGCTTCACGGCTGATAAGAACCACATCAGATGGTCCTCTCCTTATCTGGAGTGTGAGAATGGGAATTACAAACCCGGCTGGCTGGTGACTCTCTCAGCGGCTTTCTATGGACTGCAACCAAACCTCGTCCCCGAATTCAG aggTGTTGTTAAAGTCGACATAAATCTGCAGAAGGTGGATATCGACCAGTGCTCGAGTGAGGGGTGGTTCTCAGGAACACACAGGTGTCATCTCAACAACTCTGAGGTATGTTTGTAG